From a single Fulvivirga ulvae genomic region:
- a CDS encoding MarR family winged helix-turn-helix transcriptional regulator: MKREETIDHNIKTAWHAIARMYNQQAVKQEITTSIGFVLLNISSKEGTPATKIAPLMGLESRSLTRVLKNMEEKGLVYRKPDENDKRSVRIHLTEKGKEKKEVSRKTVLAFNEAVRAKIPDSKLKVFFEVINDINGIIENNNIYENGKTINQQ, encoded by the coding sequence ATGAAGAGAGAAGAAACAATTGACCACAATATTAAAACTGCCTGGCATGCGATAGCCAGAATGTACAACCAGCAGGCAGTGAAGCAGGAGATTACGACCTCGATTGGGTTTGTTCTGCTTAATATTTCTTCGAAAGAAGGCACACCGGCCACAAAAATCGCCCCGCTTATGGGTCTTGAATCCAGGAGCCTCACCCGTGTATTGAAAAACATGGAGGAGAAAGGCCTTGTATATCGCAAGCCTGACGAAAATGATAAACGATCTGTACGTATTCACCTTACGGAAAAAGGTAAAGAGAAAAAGGAAGTTTCGAGGAAAACCGTATTGGCCTTCAATGAAGCTGTACGTGCTAAAATCCCTGATTCAAAACTCAAAGTCTTTTTTGAGGTGATCAATGACATCAATGGAATTATAGAGAATAATAATATATACGAAAACGGAAAAACAATCAATCAACAATGA
- a CDS encoding response regulator, with product MEKISVLIVEDQLLIAQNLKAILTDHDFDVLETVVSGEDAIDLVNKTLPDLILMDIHLAGELDGIATAEKIRQKHDIPIIYLSDHTDSETVDRAKKTFPANYLSKPFRTGDLLRALEIAFVNAAKPAKTTSTSKLKDRIFIRIDNQKSKMISYEDIIYLEADRAYSSVMTDEKEYKLSNNMRIISDQINSSDFIKVSRKHIININRVTGIDGNMIKLGDKHEVQMSKSYRDDVMSCFNLIK from the coding sequence ATGGAAAAAATTTCTGTATTGATCGTTGAAGATCAGCTTTTAATAGCTCAAAACCTGAAAGCCATATTGACGGATCATGATTTTGATGTACTGGAAACCGTAGTTAGCGGAGAAGATGCGATCGACTTAGTGAACAAAACACTTCCGGACCTGATCCTGATGGACATTCATTTGGCCGGTGAGCTTGACGGGATTGCTACGGCGGAGAAGATCAGACAAAAGCATGATATTCCCATAATATACCTGTCCGACCATACTGACAGCGAAACCGTTGACCGTGCAAAGAAAACTTTCCCGGCCAACTATCTATCCAAACCCTTCAGAACCGGTGACTTGCTGAGGGCATTGGAGATAGCTTTTGTAAATGCTGCCAAACCAGCAAAAACAACCTCAACTTCTAAACTGAAAGACCGCATATTCATCAGGATAGACAACCAAAAATCAAAAATGATCTCCTACGAAGATATCATTTACCTGGAGGCTGACCGGGCTTACAGTTCAGTGATGACAGATGAAAAGGAATATAAACTTTCGAATAACATGAGGATTATTTCTGATCAGATCAACAGTTCTGATTTTATAAAGGTGAGCAGGAAACACATTATTAATATCAACCGGGTTACCGGTATCGATGGCAACATGATCAAACTTGGGGATAAACACGAAGTACAGATGAGCAAAAGCTATCGTGATGATGTAATGAGTTGTTTCAACCTGATCAAATAA
- a CDS encoding DUF4236 domain-containing protein, which produces MSFRYQRRINLGKGSHLNISKSGVSLSKRTKFGSVGSRGFSIKTGIRGLSFRQSWGKSSGGLVFFLAFGALLLSVVVIYNLLRLVVFGVAFLIGKIRDKA; this is translated from the coding sequence ATGAGCTTTCGATATCAGCGAAGGATAAACCTGGGTAAAGGCTCCCATTTGAATATCAGTAAGTCGGGGGTTTCTTTAAGCAAGCGCACAAAATTCGGCTCAGTGGGCTCTCGGGGTTTTTCAATCAAAACGGGTATTCGTGGCCTGTCCTTTAGACAAAGCTGGGGCAAAAGCTCTGGCGGATTGGTCTTCTTCTTAGCCTTTGGAGCATTACTGCTATCCGTCGTTGTAATTTATAACCTGCTCCGGCTAGTTGTTTTTGGTGTGGCTTTTTTGATAGGAAAAATAAGAGACAAAGCCTAA
- a CDS encoding PadR family transcriptional regulator — protein MHSTELLKGTLQMIILKLLADEGKMYGYEITQKVKELSEGQMVLTEGALYPTLHKLEAEGLLLTEKVALGKRVRKYYRLTETGQSSVLKKVDEFTDFIGLMSRVLQIKPAL, from the coding sequence ATGCATTCAACAGAATTATTGAAAGGTACGCTGCAGATGATCATTCTGAAACTTCTCGCCGATGAGGGTAAAATGTATGGTTACGAGATCACTCAAAAGGTAAAGGAGTTGTCTGAAGGGCAAATGGTGCTAACGGAAGGCGCGCTCTATCCTACTTTACATAAACTGGAAGCTGAAGGATTATTACTTACCGAGAAAGTGGCCTTGGGGAAGAGGGTAAGAAAATATTACCGCCTCACTGAAACCGGTCAGTCTTCTGTATTGAAGAAAGTAGATGAATTCACAGATTTCATCGGCTTGATGAGCCGCGTACTTCAAATTAAACCCGCCTTGTAA
- a CDS encoding toll/interleukin-1 receptor domain-containing protein — MPSDNKVYDVFISHAVSDQIDIVTPLVNKLEEAGIKVWCSSTHLIAGKKLDETIREALINSKHGVLVITHNYLGREWPQREFHALWAKEKARIFTIWHNIDERVIEQYDSQLAKYTALNTKKGLEYVADRLVKEIKNEQKIQSKPLPKQPSAKIYTSTFSLLLLAIAIWFFLIRDLPSDTRINNSIKDRIQTFQAEMMTDHQEEMQNRDGEATTLATIDNFNDRYNKIKAHYRNEYFFETGYSKFNFKKNVEPAVDKNLDLLTPENAYGFEQPHIYLINHKPSPHTLDVKYIFINTLPTDYQIVDENKVDDYTYLVEVVYKNHIRYLSVALTYSKRSDWMKRRETVLLGFLPTETYKFKKEEDKWVFAGLED, encoded by the coding sequence ATGCCTTCTGATAATAAAGTATACGATGTATTTATTTCTCACGCTGTAAGTGATCAGATTGACATAGTAACTCCACTTGTTAACAAACTGGAAGAAGCTGGTATTAAAGTCTGGTGTTCCAGTACACATTTAATTGCCGGAAAGAAGTTGGATGAAACCATAAGAGAGGCGCTGATTAACTCAAAACATGGGGTGCTGGTAATTACTCATAATTATCTGGGGCGCGAGTGGCCTCAAAGGGAATTTCATGCATTATGGGCCAAAGAAAAAGCAAGAATATTTACAATATGGCATAATATAGATGAACGGGTAATTGAACAATATGATAGCCAGCTAGCAAAATATACAGCACTAAATACCAAAAAAGGTCTTGAATATGTAGCTGATCGTTTGGTAAAAGAAATCAAAAATGAGCAGAAGATACAGTCCAAACCTTTACCAAAACAGCCATCTGCAAAAATTTACACCAGTACCTTTAGCTTATTATTATTGGCAATTGCCATTTGGTTTTTCCTCATAAGAGATCTTCCCTCCGATACCCGAATCAATAATTCTATAAAGGATCGCATCCAGACCTTCCAGGCCGAGATGATGACTGATCATCAGGAGGAAATGCAAAACAGAGACGGAGAAGCTACCACCCTTGCCACCATTGATAACTTTAATGATCGCTATAATAAAATAAAAGCACACTACCGCAATGAGTACTTTTTTGAAACCGGATATTCTAAATTCAACTTTAAGAAAAATGTAGAACCGGCAGTAGATAAAAATCTGGACCTGCTGACCCCGGAAAATGCCTACGGTTTTGAGCAACCCCATATTTATTTAATCAATCATAAACCCAGTCCTCATACCCTTGATGTAAAATATATCTTTATCAACACTCTACCCACAGATTACCAAATTGTGGATGAAAATAAAGTTGATGACTACACCTACCTGGTAGAAGTGGTTTATAAAAATCATATCCGGTACCTGTCCGTGGCACTTACTTATTCCAAGCGCTCCGATTGGATGAAAAGAAGGGAGACTGTACTGCTCGGGTTTTTACCTACTGAGACGTACAAGTTTAAAAAAGAAGAGGATAAATGGGTTTTCGCCGGGCTTGAAGATTAG
- a CDS encoding alpha/beta hydrolase family protein, with amino-acid sequence MHKVLPIIVFVFFTCNAGAQSYIGQQTLELYDQSRSRPVITEIWYPSYKAPIEADVKFKTPFVRETTTRNAPLPEKKLSLIMLSHGTGGGRLTLEWLAAGLVKQGYMVAAVDHWGNTFDNKIPEQFLKFWERPKDISFAITALLSDDKIGQAIDKERIVVAGFSLGGFTAIALSGGMLDYEQLMAFTDSEKGEKEADIPELHDLPDLLKNEAFMEKLLEEYKNSGSLADHRIKATLAIAPALGQGFKNEEQVRSINIPVFIIGAEGDEMAPVETNAAHYHQLIEGSGFFLFEGEVGHYVFLNEINVPMEGDAAIFFGDHATVDRNQVHQKTIGLSTAFFEKSLKD; translated from the coding sequence ATGCATAAAGTATTACCCATTATAGTCTTTGTATTTTTCACGTGTAACGCAGGCGCCCAATCTTATATAGGTCAGCAAACTTTGGAATTATACGACCAGTCCAGGAGCCGGCCTGTAATTACTGAGATCTGGTACCCTAGCTATAAAGCTCCCATAGAAGCTGATGTAAAATTCAAGACACCTTTTGTAAGGGAGACAACCACGCGAAATGCTCCCCTACCTGAAAAGAAACTGTCACTGATTATGTTATCCCACGGCACGGGTGGCGGAAGGCTCACTTTGGAGTGGCTGGCTGCAGGGCTTGTGAAGCAGGGATACATGGTAGCTGCGGTGGATCACTGGGGAAATACTTTCGATAACAAAATACCAGAGCAATTCCTGAAATTCTGGGAACGGCCCAAAGATATTTCTTTTGCCATCACAGCACTGCTGTCTGATGATAAAATCGGCCAGGCGATTGATAAGGAAAGAATTGTCGTAGCCGGTTTTTCCCTTGGCGGCTTTACGGCTATTGCTCTTTCAGGAGGCATGCTGGATTATGAACAGCTCATGGCATTCACCGACTCTGAAAAAGGTGAGAAAGAGGCAGATATTCCTGAACTGCACGATTTACCGGATTTGCTGAAAAATGAGGCGTTTATGGAAAAGCTTTTGGAGGAGTACAAAAACTCCGGATCACTAGCAGATCACCGCATCAAAGCAACTCTGGCTATTGCCCCGGCCCTGGGGCAAGGCTTCAAAAATGAGGAACAAGTCCGAAGCATTAACATTCCTGTTTTCATCATAGGAGCAGAAGGCGACGAAATGGCTCCTGTAGAAACCAATGCTGCCCATTACCATCAGCTCATTGAGGGATCTGGTTTTTTCCTGTTTGAAGGTGAGGTTGGTCATTATGTTTTTCTCAACGAGATCAATGTGCCCATGGAGGGTGACGCTGCAATATTCTTTGGTGATCACGCCACTGTGGATAGAAATCAGGTACACCAGAAAACGATCGGGTTATCCACAGCGTTTTTTGAGAAAAGTTTGAAGGATTAG
- a CDS encoding 3-hydroxyacyl-CoA dehydrogenase/enoyl-CoA hydratase family protein, which produces MTRRINKVAVLGSGIMGSRIACHFANIGVKVLLLDIVPRELTEDEKKKGLTLENKAVRNRIVNQAFESAIKSNPAPLYDKAFASRITLGNFDDDMADIKECDWTIEVVVENLDIKKKVFDQVEKHRKPGALITSNTSGIPIHLMLDGRSEDFQKNFCGTHFFNPPRYLKLLEIIPTPKTDPEITDFLMHYGDLYLGKTTVLCKDTPAFIANRVGIYAILKVIDSMQKLDLNVDEVDKLTGPVIGRPKSATFRTSDVVGLDTLIKVANGLYQGLPNDEGRETFKLPEVVAKLEENKWLGDKTGQGFYKKTKDEKGKTQILTLDLKTLEYKPQQKVKFGTLEATKPIENLKERFKPLFSGKDKAGEFYRDSFYALFKYVSNRIPEIADELYKIDDAICAGFGWEVGPFETWDAVGVKKTVEKMEEMGYKPNQWVYDMLDSGIESFYTAKDGVRNYYDIESKSYKPVPGADEYIILDNIRENKVLWSNAGATIFDLGDGVLNVEFHSKMNTLGGEVVEGINRAIDMAEKDYRGLVIGNQGAQFSAGANLGMVFMYAIEQEFDEVDFMIRHFQNTMMRVRYSSVPVVVAPHGLTLGGGCEMTMHADVVQAAAETYIGLVEVGVGLIPGGGGTKELTKRVSDAIEEGDVELNALQNAFMNIATAKVATSAHEAMGMNIIRPKDKITINKDRQIADAKATVLELANAGYTQPIQATNIKVQGKTGMALFMAGVNGMRMGNYISDHDVKIANKIAYVMSGGDLSYPQEVSEQYLLDLEREAFLSLTGEKKTLERIQSILTTGKPLRN; this is translated from the coding sequence ATGACCAGAAGAATTAACAAAGTAGCAGTGTTGGGTTCGGGGATCATGGGTTCCCGGATCGCATGTCACTTCGCGAACATTGGAGTAAAAGTGCTGTTGTTAGATATCGTGCCCCGTGAACTAACGGAGGATGAAAAGAAGAAAGGGCTTACGTTGGAAAACAAAGCGGTCAGGAACCGAATTGTTAACCAGGCGTTTGAGTCTGCAATAAAATCGAATCCGGCTCCCTTGTACGACAAGGCCTTTGCCAGTCGAATTACGTTAGGTAACTTCGACGATGATATGGCCGATATCAAAGAGTGTGACTGGACTATTGAGGTAGTTGTGGAAAACCTGGACATCAAAAAGAAAGTATTTGACCAGGTAGAAAAGCATAGAAAGCCAGGTGCCCTCATCACATCCAATACATCTGGTATTCCGATTCACCTGATGCTGGATGGCAGAAGTGAAGATTTCCAAAAGAACTTCTGCGGAACGCACTTCTTCAACCCTCCGAGATACCTGAAATTACTCGAGATCATCCCTACACCGAAAACAGACCCTGAGATAACAGATTTTCTGATGCACTACGGAGATCTTTACCTGGGTAAAACAACAGTACTTTGTAAAGACACACCTGCATTTATCGCCAACCGAGTTGGCATTTATGCCATTCTTAAGGTCATCGACTCAATGCAGAAGCTCGACCTGAATGTTGACGAAGTGGATAAACTTACAGGCCCGGTAATCGGAAGGCCCAAGTCAGCCACATTCAGAACTTCGGATGTTGTAGGCCTGGATACCCTTATCAAAGTGGCCAATGGCCTTTACCAGGGACTGCCTAACGACGAAGGACGCGAAACTTTCAAATTACCGGAAGTAGTAGCGAAGCTTGAAGAGAACAAGTGGTTGGGAGACAAAACCGGCCAGGGTTTTTATAAGAAAACCAAAGACGAAAAAGGCAAAACCCAAATCCTTACCCTCGACCTTAAAACTTTAGAATACAAACCTCAGCAAAAGGTTAAGTTTGGTACACTTGAAGCTACCAAGCCTATTGAAAACCTTAAAGAAAGGTTTAAGCCTTTATTCTCAGGAAAAGACAAAGCAGGAGAATTCTACAGAGATTCATTTTATGCTTTATTTAAATACGTCTCCAACCGAATCCCGGAAATAGCGGACGAACTGTATAAGATTGATGATGCTATTTGTGCAGGCTTTGGTTGGGAAGTTGGTCCGTTCGAAACATGGGATGCCGTTGGCGTGAAGAAGACTGTTGAGAAAATGGAAGAGATGGGTTATAAACCAAACCAATGGGTTTATGACATGCTCGATTCAGGCATTGAATCCTTCTACACAGCAAAAGACGGTGTCAGAAACTATTACGATATAGAATCCAAATCGTACAAGCCCGTTCCCGGTGCTGACGAATACATCATTCTCGACAACATCCGTGAAAACAAAGTGCTTTGGAGTAACGCCGGAGCCACCATCTTTGATCTTGGAGATGGCGTGCTGAACGTTGAGTTCCATAGCAAGATGAACACCCTTGGTGGTGAAGTGGTAGAAGGGATCAACCGCGCCATAGATATGGCCGAAAAAGATTACCGCGGATTGGTGATCGGTAACCAGGGAGCGCAGTTCTCTGCCGGAGCCAACCTCGGAATGGTATTTATGTATGCCATAGAGCAGGAGTTTGATGAAGTAGATTTCATGATCCGTCATTTCCAGAATACCATGATGAGAGTACGCTACTCATCTGTTCCCGTAGTAGTGGCACCACATGGCCTTACCCTTGGTGGAGGTTGTGAGATGACCATGCACGCCGATGTGGTACAGGCAGCAGCCGAAACCTATATCGGTCTTGTAGAGGTTGGCGTAGGCCTTATACCCGGTGGTGGCGGAACCAAGGAGCTGACCAAGAGGGTATCCGATGCCATAGAAGAAGGTGATGTGGAGTTAAATGCTTTGCAAAATGCATTTATGAATATTGCTACGGCCAAAGTTGCCACCTCGGCACATGAGGCTATGGGCATGAACATCATCCGTCCGAAAGATAAGATCACGATCAACAAAGACAGACAAATAGCAGACGCCAAAGCCACAGTGCTGGAGCTGGCCAATGCAGGATATACACAACCGATCCAGGCTACCAACATCAAAGTACAGGGTAAAACCGGTATGGCTTTGTTTATGGCCGGAGTGAATGGTATGAGAATGGGTAACTACATCTCAGACCATGATGTGAAGATTGCCAACAAAATTGCTTACGTAATGAGCGGCGGAGACCTGTCATATCCACAGGAAGTTTCAGAGCAATACCTGCTCGACCTCGAAAGAGAAGCCTTCCTGTCCCTGACCGGAGAGAAGAAAACCCTTGAAAGAATACAGTCGATATTGACCACGGGGAAACCGCTTAGAAATTAG
- a CDS encoding four helix bundle protein, which yields MKNFGFKELTVYKKSFELAMKIFEVSKSFPKEETYSLTDQIRRSSRSVSTSIAEAYRKRIYPAHFVSKTSDADMENSETQVWLDFAKECNYITAEIKDNLDKEAAEIGRLLNHMINYPEKYTSG from the coding sequence ATGAAGAATTTTGGTTTTAAAGAGCTTACGGTTTACAAAAAATCCTTTGAACTGGCAATGAAAATTTTTGAAGTATCAAAGTCATTTCCAAAGGAAGAAACTTATTCTCTAACTGATCAAATCAGAAGGTCTTCAAGATCGGTATCCACTTCGATAGCAGAAGCATACCGGAAAAGGATTTATCCGGCTCACTTTGTAAGTAAAACTTCAGACGCAGATATGGAAAACAGCGAAACCCAGGTATGGTTGGATTTTGCGAAAGAATGTAATTACATAACAGCGGAGATAAAAGATAATCTTGATAAGGAGGCCGCAGAAATCGGACGACTTTTAAATCATATGATCAATTATCCTGAAAAGTATACGAGTGGCTAA
- a CDS encoding Crp/Fnr family transcriptional regulator, translating into MFKLLENKLKSENGFNASQIEELLSCFQSLTTEKHQILLHKGETARHLGCLRVFCIQPDGKESTRFFAFEGRFGTAFPSFILQQPSVALIDTVDKSELLRINYHDFQTLLATVPGWETLYRKELERDYVESILRIESFVTMNAAERYQRILQHEPHLIHRLPNRIVAIYMGISQETLSRLKSDRRF; encoded by the coding sequence ATGTTTAAGCTGCTCGAAAATAAACTAAAGTCAGAAAATGGTTTTAACGCAAGCCAAATAGAAGAGCTCCTCTCCTGCTTTCAGTCTTTAACCACCGAAAAGCATCAAATCCTGCTTCACAAAGGGGAGACAGCCAGGCATTTAGGTTGTTTGCGGGTATTTTGTATTCAGCCCGATGGTAAGGAATCTACCAGGTTTTTTGCTTTTGAAGGGAGATTTGGAACGGCATTTCCAAGCTTTATTTTACAACAACCTTCTGTTGCACTGATTGATACTGTGGATAAGTCAGAATTATTAAGAATCAATTATCATGATTTTCAAACCTTGCTGGCAACGGTGCCTGGTTGGGAAACTTTATATCGCAAAGAGCTGGAACGTGATTATGTGGAAAGCATCCTTCGTATAGAATCGTTTGTGACGATGAACGCGGCTGAAAGGTATCAGCGGATATTACAGCATGAGCCTCATCTGATCCATCGACTGCCAAACCGGATCGTGGCCATTTACATGGGAATATCGCAGGAAACTTTGAGCCGGTTGAAATCAGACCGTCGTTTTTGA
- a CDS encoding ABC transporter permease, with protein sequence MELSNEQIDYIQKDINYRGIVLEDLEEELLDHVCTLVEEKMSSGQRFIDAYDAVIRSFGSDQEIQQVQNQTLILSNNNPKIMFRNYFKIAIRSLSKHKFYSFINVAGLAVGLACCMLISLFVADELSYDGHHKHKDRIYRVVRHGNFNGNEFHYSVNPAPLASALVEELPEVEKAVRFRSRGTYLVTTDAMTESFKENRLIFSDPDFFQIFSVPLIEGNPETALKDPMTIAISKSMASKYFGTEDPLGKIMTLDGDEEYHVTAVYEDMPTNSHLQFDFLMSMASLEESKNTEWLSNNFFTYFLLKDGVNEKLFEQKLNDMTERHLRPEIMAYIGKSLEEFKEAGNYVVFNIQPLQDIYLHSSFIFDIGPTGDITYVYLFAAVAIFILVIACINFMNLSTARSSNRAKEVGVRKVLGSFRSHLIKQFLLETILLCLLAFVIAIALASMAVPFFNDLAGKSIEIPLSSPVFYGVIFLCALFIGVLAGVYPAFFLSAFKPINVLKGKLALGTGSSLIRSGLVIFQFFISILLIIATATVYQQLNFIQNKKLGFAKEQVLIIGDAYMLNEKVDPFKKEIEQLPQITSASLSGYLPVHGYNRSDISFWEDGQEPSQNNMVNMQIWRVDEDYISTLGMELIDGRNFNEEIASDSNAIIINEAALRAYGFKKSSDNHSLLTFHFDGETGVVSKDVYDKYNVIGVVKDFHFESMKEDISPVGLSLGRSASVITAKFATEDVQSVLASVEDTWKKFAPELPFNYSFLDSDFGTMYKTEKRVATVFTVFSGLAVFIGCLGLFALAAFMAEQRTKEIGIRKVLGASVGGIVFMLSKEFSKLIVVAFVIAVPLAWWASSQWLSNYSYKVDIGLGLYLVAGLIAFVIAWLTVGYQSIKAARSNPVNSLRSE encoded by the coding sequence ATGGAGCTTTCCAATGAGCAAATAGATTATATCCAAAAAGATATCAATTATCGGGGCATAGTACTTGAAGACCTGGAAGAGGAGCTTCTCGACCATGTCTGCACATTGGTGGAAGAAAAGATGTCATCCGGTCAAAGGTTTATTGATGCATACGATGCTGTAATCAGAAGCTTCGGCTCTGATCAGGAAATTCAACAGGTTCAAAATCAAACACTCATTTTATCAAATAACAACCCCAAAATCATGTTCAGGAATTATTTCAAAATAGCCATCAGGAGTTTATCCAAGCATAAATTCTACTCCTTCATCAATGTGGCCGGGCTTGCGGTCGGTTTGGCTTGTTGTATGCTCATCTCCTTATTCGTTGCTGATGAATTAAGTTATGACGGTCATCATAAACATAAGGATAGGATATATCGGGTAGTAAGACACGGAAATTTCAACGGTAATGAATTTCACTATTCTGTTAACCCAGCTCCTTTAGCTTCTGCCCTTGTAGAAGAGCTTCCGGAAGTAGAGAAAGCTGTGAGGTTTCGCAGCCGGGGCACCTATTTAGTTACTACCGATGCTATGACTGAAAGCTTTAAAGAAAACAGGTTAATCTTCTCTGACCCGGATTTCTTTCAAATATTTAGTGTTCCCCTAATTGAGGGGAACCCGGAAACAGCGCTAAAGGATCCAATGACTATAGCCATCAGCAAAAGTATGGCCTCCAAATATTTTGGCACAGAAGACCCTTTGGGGAAAATCATGACGCTTGATGGTGACGAGGAATATCACGTAACGGCTGTATATGAAGATATGCCAACCAACAGTCATTTGCAATTTGATTTTCTCATGTCAATGGCCTCTCTGGAGGAAAGCAAAAACACTGAGTGGCTCAGTAATAATTTCTTTACTTACTTCCTGCTCAAGGATGGTGTAAATGAAAAGCTTTTTGAACAAAAACTGAATGATATGACGGAACGCCACTTGAGGCCTGAAATCATGGCTTACATTGGCAAGTCTCTGGAAGAGTTTAAGGAAGCCGGAAATTATGTGGTGTTTAATATTCAGCCGCTGCAAGATATCTACCTACACTCAAGTTTCATTTTTGACATTGGTCCTACAGGAGACATCACTTATGTTTACTTATTCGCAGCCGTTGCTATTTTTATTCTGGTCATTGCGTGTATCAATTTTATGAACTTATCCACTGCCCGGTCTTCGAACCGCGCAAAAGAAGTGGGTGTACGTAAAGTATTAGGCTCATTCCGGTCTCATTTGATCAAGCAGTTTCTGCTCGAAACCATTTTGCTATGCCTCCTGGCTTTTGTCATCGCCATAGCTCTGGCCTCAATGGCCGTTCCCTTTTTCAATGACCTTGCCGGTAAGTCCATTGAAATACCACTAAGCAGCCCGGTTTTTTATGGAGTAATATTTCTTTGTGCGCTTTTCATAGGTGTTTTGGCCGGGGTTTATCCCGCTTTTTTTCTCAGTGCCTTTAAACCTATCAATGTCCTGAAGGGAAAATTGGCACTCGGTACCGGTAGTAGTCTGATCAGAAGCGGACTGGTAATCTTTCAGTTTTTTATCAGCATTTTATTGATCATAGCCACTGCTACGGTTTATCAACAATTGAATTTTATTCAGAATAAGAAGTTGGGATTCGCCAAAGAACAGGTATTGATCATCGGTGATGCCTACATGCTCAATGAAAAGGTAGATCCGTTCAAAAAGGAAATTGAGCAACTCCCTCAAATTACCAGTGCATCTTTATCAGGCTACCTGCCGGTGCATGGGTATAACCGAAGTGACATCAGCTTCTGGGAAGATGGTCAGGAGCCTTCTCAGAATAACATGGTGAACATGCAAATCTGGAGGGTGGATGAGGATTATATCTCTACATTGGGAATGGAGTTAATAGATGGCCGGAATTTTAACGAAGAGATAGCATCAGATTCCAATGCTATAATTATCAATGAAGCTGCACTCAGGGCTTATGGGTTTAAGAAGTCAAGTGATAATCATAGCTTGTTGACTTTCCATTTCGATGGTGAAACGGGAGTGGTTTCCAAGGACGTGTATGATAAATATAATGTGATTGGTGTTGTAAAGGATTTTCATTTTGAATCCATGAAAGAAGATATCAGTCCTGTCGGCCTGTCACTGGGTCGCAGTGCCAGTGTGATCACTGCAAAGTTTGCAACGGAAGATGTACAAAGTGTATTGGCTTCTGTAGAGGATACCTGGAAAAAGTTTGCACCCGAATTGCCTTTCAATTACTCGTTTCTGGATAGTGATTTTGGCACCATGTACAAAACAGAAAAACGTGTGGCTACTGTATTTACAGTGTTTTCAGGTCTGGCCGTTTTTATTGGTTGTCTTGGTCTGTTTGCGCTGGCGGCTTTTATGGCTGAGCAACGCACCAAGGAAATAGGTATCCGCAAAGTACTCGGGGCTTCGGTTGGTGGTATTGTATTTATGCTATCCAAAGAGTTTAGTAAGTTGATCGTTGTGGCTTTTGTTATTGCGGTACCGTTGGCGTGGTGGGCTTCATCACAATGGTTGAGTAACTATAGCTATAAAGTGGACATTGGTCTGGGACTATACCTGGTCGCCGGATTAATCGCTTTTGTTATCGCATGGCTCACGGTGGGTTATCAGTCTATCAAGGCTGCCCGCTCCAACCCTGTCAACTCTTTGAGAAGTGAATAA